DNA sequence from the Malus sylvestris chromosome 10, drMalSylv7.2, whole genome shotgun sequence genome:
ACCTCACCTTTGGTCTTTATTTTCGTCGTCGACACCTGCATGATCGAGGAGGAGCTTTCGTTTCTCAAGTCCACTCTATCTCAGGCTCTTAGTCTCCATCCCCCATATTTGGAGATGAATGAGTAGGCGAGTGATGAGGGATGGGGGATTATTGGGTTCAGAGGATTTTTGGGTCTGGTTgcttagaagaagaagaagaagaagaaaggggaTTTTTGGGAGAAGGGGGTGGATGATGCAGGCTCTGGTTTTGGTGGCGAAGGAAGGTTAGGAGTGAGGGGACACTAGTGGATGGGGAAGAAGTGGGGATGGGTTTGTAGGGGTGGGTcccccatttaaaaaaattattaaatgattttatttttttagtttttaatatttaattaatattttaatagaaAGTAGGTTTCGCCTCaagtcacgtcagcatttaacagataaATTGACGaaatgtatgacattgcaataaaTTCAAAGATAAGATATGAtattataatgtattaaagatgACGTATGAAACTACGATTAGCCCAATAGTTGAGCTAGATTTCTTTGTTTGAACTTTTTTGTTACGAGGACGTTCATGTACAGAGGGACCATTCTCTGAAAGcagaagcagagagagagataagGAAGTcgtgtataaatatataaatgcaGTTTCTAAAAGACGGTCTTACATATCACGTCCAAGCCATAAAAGCCAGTTTTGAGCTAACCATTTTCACCTCCAATCAactcattcacttgtactccaAGCATGGCCTTATTCGAGAAGCCCAGAAACTGTTCGACGAAATGCCCCAACGAAACGTCTTCTCTTGGAATGCCATAATCTCCGCCCACATCAAGGCACGCAACTTGAACCGGGCACGCCAGTTATTTGACGCTGCCTCTTACAGGGATTTGGTCACGTATAATTCCATGTTGTCTGGTTATGTAAGCGCCGACGGGTATGAGGATTGTGCGCTTGAGCTGTTTCGCGAAATGAAGTCACGGGATGATCGGATTCGGATTGACGAGATTGGTCTCACGACTATGCTGAACTTGACTGCCAAATTGGAAATTGGGTATTATGGGAGACAGTTGCATTGTTTTATGGTGAAAACTGCTAATGATTTAAGTGGGTTCGCAGTGAGCTCGCTTATCGATATGTATAGTAAATGTGGGTGTTTTCAAGAAGCGTTGCGGATGTTTAGTGGGTATAGAGGGGTGGTTGATTTGGTTTCGAAGAATGCAATGGTGGCGGCTTGTTGTAGAGAAGGCAAATTAGAAATGGCAGATGATCTGTTTTGGACAGAGCCAGAGCTGAATGATGCTGTGTCTTGGAATACACTGATTGCAGGGTATGTGCAGCATGGTTTTGAGCAAGAGGCACTGAAATTGTTTGTCTGTATGGCAGATAATGGATTCAGATGGAATGACCACACTTTTGCTAGTGCTTTGAGTGCTTGCTCCGGTTTGAAGAGCTCCAAACTTGGAAAGGAAATCCATGCTTGGGTCTTGAAGAATGGGATGACATCAAATCCGTATATAGTCAGTGGCATTATTGATGTCTACTCCAAGTGTGgtaatatgtgttatgcaaagtCAGTTCACGTAGCAACGGGGTCAGAAAATTCCTTTTCGGTAAGTTCAATGATTACTGGTCATGCTTCTCATGGTAACCTAATGGAAGCACGAAAACTTTTTGACTCATTGACTGAAAAAAACGCTGTTGTTTGGACAGCTTTGTTTTCTGGGTATCTCAAATACCAGAAATGCGAAGCTATATTTGAACTTTTAGGTGAGTTCACGGCAAAGGAATCAATAGTTCCTGATGCTGGGATTCTCATCAGTGTGCTTGGTGCCTGTTCAATACAAGCAGCCCTGGATCCTGGGAAGCAGATCCATGCTTACATTCTAAGGAACGGGATTGAAATCGATAAGAAGCTTTTTAGTGCTTTGGTTGATATGTACTCAAAATCCGGGAGTATAAACTACGCAGAAAAACTTTTTAAAAGCGACTATGACAGAGATATAATCCTGTACAATGTGATGTTAGCTGGTTATGCTCACCATGGgcatgaaaataaagctatccAGATTTTCAATGAAATGTTGGAGAAAGGTATGGGACCCGATGCAATCACCTTTTTAGCACTGCTGTCAGCCTGTCGACACTCTTGCTTGGTGGAATTGGGTGAGCAGTTCTTCTACTTGATGGAAAAAGTGTATAATGTTTTACCCGAAATTGAGCACTGCGCTTGCATGATTGATTTGTACGGGAGGGCTAATCAACTTGATAAGGCAATAGCATTCATGAGAAAGATCCCTATAGAATCAGACACCATTTTATGGGGGGCATTCATGAATGCTTGTAGGGTAAACGGGAACGCCGTACTTGCTAGAGAGGCAGAGGAGAAACTATTAAAACTTGAAGGAGACATTGGTGATCGGTATGTACAGTTGGTTAATTTCTATGCAGCGGAAGGAGATTGGGATGAGGTTTGCAGaataaggaagaagatgaaagggAAGGAGGCCAAGAAGACCGCTGGTTGCAGTTGGTTATACGTGGAAAATGGTGTTCATATATTTATCTCTGGTGATAAAGCCCACCCAAGAGCAGAGGCTATAAATTGTACATTAGCCTTATTGACTGAAGAACTGTATCAGATATCTCGGGCCTCCGCTGGGATCATAATTTGAATGTCATCGCCTCCACACAACTAATTATGATGTTCAGAACATTCAGTCACTAAATCAGATATAGGACTGGTATTTCCATGCCGTCCGCATTCATTCATTTCAGGAGGTAGGCACATGCACACTTGGATATCGTTTACCCTATAGTTATTAGTTATATCTTCTTTTGTAAGAGAAGTACACTCTGCATTCGAGCATATTTATGACATTTATGACAAAGGACACTCTTTTTTTCTCTTGGCCTGAGACAATCAATCTACTTAATTCCATTCCCCACAATGACTTGTGTGCTACTTACCAGTCCTTGGGGCTGCGTTACCATATAACCAGTGTAAGTGGCAAATAATTGATATATGAAACGAACAACACTTTTTCGTTTGAAGTGCAATGCTTAAATGCAAAAGAGAATACAAATGTTTGGGATCCTTCACTGTTACTTCTTGATTCTGTTTATACCTGTTTCATCTTATGTGTTTTCTGCAGAATAATGCATTTATTGGTCAAGTGCCTGGGTACAGACTCCAGAGTACCATTAGTGGATGCCAATTAGCGcatatgaattgaatttggcAATGGAATGACAATGGTATTATTGTTCCTTCATCTTGGTGGAAATGCTTGAAGAGTGATGACTGAGAGCAATTCTATAACATGGAAAAATCCAATGCGGCAGAAAAATTTACGATGGCGTGGTGGGAATAACCCCATTCACACATTAAGGAGACACTGACAAGCTATCTTCCTTCTGTAGACGCTGGGGACATTCACAACTGATTGGAAGGAGCAGGTAATGCTTTCTTGTGTCGTTTACTTGTTCTCTTTGTAGGCATGGTCTTCTGTTCATGAGAATATCAATGTTGTTTATTTTCCAACTGTAAAGTTCCAATCCGCCTTCCCCGTTAATTCAAGAAAGTAAAAACGTAACACTTTGGACAATACAAGTAAATAATTTATTCTGTAAAACCGTGGAATTGTGAATTTACAAGTTGAATCGGTTTAAATTGTTGTCAATCAGATGGAAATTTTCAGTCGAGAAACCTTGTCAATCTTTGTTTCTGCTATGTCGTTACATCAGAGTTGTCAAGACCAAGGGGACATCATTTCTTTAACAAATAGTAATTGTAAATGCTGATGTATTTAAAGATGATAGCTAGCTCCCATCTCTTCACTTCACTACAACCAAACTCTGATACTCCTAAACCGCGATGGCTGCTTTCATGGCGTCCTTCGGGAGAAGATCCGCGTCATGTTCCAAGAATAACTTAAACAAATTGTAGCTGAAGCCACCCAACAATTTGCCCCCTTGTTTTGTTGAAGACACCAACATTGCTGGATTCCTCAGCTCCCAAAACAGAACTTCTGGCACCACATCGCTGTTGCCGTTGTCCTCAAACTTTCTCTGTATTGCCGCATTACTGTGCCTCCAGAAGAAATCAGTGCGGTTCTCCTTGACCTCAGATTTGTTGGAAGTAGGCTCTGAAACTCAATCATAAATTGACATCTTTCAGGAAAACGAAAAACGCAGAACATAAATTTAGCTTAAATTCTGTTGAACATCAAATTGatatttcctttgtttttcaaaCCAATttgcaaaataattaaaaataaaatttgtatgtCACCACTACCGTCGCCACCACCGCCACAAGATTCTCCACCATTTCATCATCCTTGCCACCGCCACCATCTTTGACACTACCACTTCGCACCACCACCTTCATGACCATTTCTCCGCCTCCCTCACCCTTGACACCATGGCTATCACCACCTCCATCGACTCACCATCGctacaaccaacaccaccatcaCCGTCTCATCATGACCACAATCACCTGCATCTCGCCCTCTACCATCGTCCCCACCACTACCATCGTATATCCATCACCATCACCCGCCACCACCACTAATATCAAACTGAGAATAATTTGGACTTAAAATAGAAGTCCAAGGCCCAACACACCGAATTATGTCTGCAGCTTAATGGGTAATTAATTTATGCAGAAGATCAACAGTGCACGacccaaaatttaaaagtgCTTTATGACGTGGCAATTGTGAGTGGCAAAAAGTCTCTTTCACACAAAAGGAATATTGCTTAGTCAAGTTTCACAGAGAAAAAGTAATTTCCAGTCGCAAGTTCGTAGTTTCAACGGGATAAAAGCTCAAGTATCCAAGTGAAAACTCACCCTGTGATAGCAATCACATTAGCCACTTGGATCAAGGAGAATGAACTGAAAGGAGAAAGGCTTACTCTGGAAGAAAGAGGTGTTTCTAGAAAAGGCAatagaaatgaagaagaaaatgatacTCAACTCAAcatacaaaaaatttcaaatctttgCAGCCTACTTCCTCATTATATTTATAGCTTTACTACTTTCTTCGCAACAACGATTTCTTTTACTGAATTTTCTTTCCCAAATACATCTTGTACTTGCAAGAACTTGCCCAACTGGCTTTGCCCAAATAGGTTTAAATCGTGCTCGATTGCttgtatttattatttatcttcAAGTTATTTACCTTTTAAACATTTAAACATGCCTTTACGTTTCATCAATGTGAATGCTTTGTTTTCCAAACTAATGTGTCTTGTTTTCTGTCTTTACATTTACATGAGAATTGCCAACTGGCTATAGTTCGATCAATATTTGTAGTTCTCCCTTGGTATCAAcataaagaaaatacaaatccCTTGTCACCaggcatagaaaagaacttaaaCATATTTAACCGCTCTATGGCATAATCCTTTTGATAATGAAGTTGAATTACTTGTGGCGCAAAAAAGCAACTTGAAACAAACAACCAATCAATCTGTTAGTCTTGATCAACAGCGACACGCCTAACAATCACCAACTCATTTAAGAGAGCAtgaaggcctattcaaggcttGTCAAAGACAACGTTAAACTGACACAGAGTTCCAACACTGGCATGGGGAGTTATGTCGCCAACAAGAATCATGTAGTAGGTGGTACATGAGTGATTTGTCACTTGGAGGAGGTCGACAGCGACGCCTCTGCTAACAGGATAGCACCTTTAAGGCTCTGTATTCTTTCTCCGCATCGTCTCGAGCTTTTCTCGACCATATCCAGTCGAGAACACGTTGAGAATTTCTAGCACCTACTCAAGTCTTCTCGAGCGTTTTTTGGAGGACATAGTCATTTGGTGGAGAAAAagatgtagaattatcagagagacgggccGAATACCCACTTCCAACAAAATCGATATTGTCCTCAatttggtaattaccacctgtaCAATCCATCAGAtatgaggttttatcacaaaaggtctcGATAGTAGTTAAAGTGGGCTTAAGatatttaaattattacttatCTTTTACTACAGCTGATGTGGGATTAAAACGCCCCCTCACATGGGATCCAATTAGTGGGTCACATGTGGAAAATTcacacatcggcaaccacgtggagccaagggGACTCACCGTACACGTAGGGCCAAGGGACCCACTATCATTGTGCGGAGCCAAGGGGACCACCCATCACGTGGAAGTACGTACGAGCCCActcctaggctctgataccatatagaattatcagagagacgggtTGAAGgctcacttccaacaacaccgatactatctccaacttggtaattaccacctgcataATTAATCATGTGTGgagttttattacaaaaaactTCGGTGTTAATTAAAGTAgagttaaaatatttatactattACTTATATTTTACCATGACCAATGTTGGATTCAACAAAAGacaaatataaaaattgaagaTGGCGATGACGTTAGTTGTATTTGGACTAGggcgagtgagagagagagaattggaaATAGTTGGAGATGGCGGCAATGAAGCTCTATGTAATTCTCTAAAGCTTTAATGTGGCACTAGTAGTTTAATAGGGATTgataacgtgcttatttctcaATAGTAAtacattatataatttatagtgatgatttaaaaaattgatctaACTAGCATTACTTTGGATAAAAAGGAGGAATGTAGTTCTCTAGGTTGGTTTTTctaaggaggagagagaattgAAACCTCAAAGTTATTTTTAGTCTTTTTACATGTCAAAGAAATCAAAAATCTAGCAAGAGAAATGCCAAGAAGAGTCTCTCAAATGTGAGACTCTCTGGTACCTCATATTTTTCGCATAgtcttcgtgatcatattatAAAACAATGTGTCAAAAATATAAAGTGACTTAGACCAACTCCAAAGGGGATGCCAAATCCTAAGTGAAATGCCATGTAATAATATTTGAAGGCAGATATAAGTTCCAACCGATATGCCAATCCTATGTGGATTTGACATACCTGTTGTGTGATGccaaatttgacatatgagaAAAGATGTCaaactattttttaaatattttcttgTGTGGGTCCTAGTAATGTACCAATGATAAATTATtacaattagtttttttttttaataaacgatattatttacactaagggggtggAAGAGTGTgataagcctcacaatgagatagcaataatatggttcaaattctcctttggtgataatcgaacctaagatctctcacttacaagtgaagaggaatatcactaaaccgtagtcCTAAGTGGTTGAAAATTAgttcttatttatttgttttgaagAGCGGTTATGGGTTGgagcaaaagaaaatttgacATTGCCACAGAAACCTTCAATTTTATATCTGACATGTTTTTATTGACATCTCCATTGGAGATGCTGAGGCTTAGACCTACTACAACCCttagagtaaaactcaaattttagattATAAAACTACCCTAACTTGCTCCAACCCTTGGaccaaatatgagttttaacacAGAACTCATTTTTTGACCAAATTTAGCCCAAAATTCCCCCTGGGTTAGTGGGCTGGCCCaccatatatgtttttttttagttttatatttataaattcattgaatccaatggttaagatctaatatgatcaaatctaatgataaaaaaaaattaacggtccaaatttaaatctaaaggctaaaataattatattttttttcttcatgtttttcatattttttcataGTGTTCCACGAGTTTTATAGTGTCCGTttagttatttttttaaatatttattcagaatttaaatatttttaggttagcatgttgataaaattaaataaggatagtctacataatttttgttttaaaaaagttactttaaAGAGGATAATTTCATTCTCTAATAATTTCGGGAGAAAAactatttttaggttaaaaatttaagggtaaatctcagtttactaccctcatgtttcatggttttcaacatttagtacattaagtttttttcgtcccagagtcatacctaaagcgttaattttgggacagtcttatacatctgttagtcaaattgttaagtttgtcattaactgatgacgtggtgcatatgtggacaatgactgggcgccacgtgtcattaaaaatattaaaataattaattaaataaaagtatttgtaaacacgaaaattcctgaaatgaacgagacaagaacacgtgtacaaaataatattttgtattaatgatttaggggttataatctctctcaaatttgatcctctaattcgatctccgtaaggtgttgatttgtgaattgtgatgctgatccaagggtcgtcgaggcttgatctcaGATGAatggttggaagtttcttcaaaggggccttttgggcttgatcttgaaggttgatggatgaacggatcttcaagggcttttgggcttgatcttgaagaacttttgatgaacggatcttcaaggggcctttgaggcttgatcttgatggttgatggatgaacggatcttcaagggcttttgggctttatcttgaagaaatgttgatgaacggatcttcaagggcctttggggcttgatcttgatgaactgttgatgaatggatcttcaagggcttttgggctttatcttgaaaaacggttggatgtgtggatttgttgatgttgttgatccaaagggttgttggggtttgatcttaggatgaatggataatgaacgatgaacgctttcttcaagagccgtcggggcttgatttgaattggtggaagttccttcaaagggtcgttggagcttgatcttgaaggttgggttGACGAAGTACGAAgaaagctttcttgatccttcaggatttgcttgggagctttggagtttcaaagcttcaaggttttggtgtgaggtgaattggttatgaattggttccctaaaatgaatgaaatggcttctatttatagaattttccaaagcctaattttgaatatattattcagatgaaataaatcgtttctgccaggcgttgacacgtgtcctgtttgatgacttttctgatgattctcgatttttcgttgagtcacctgctatgtgtaaaatttatgtgacacgtgaatgttgaaattttaattattgatcaacatttatttcaccgaaatttcgatgtctacagtatttaaaaaaaaccctacccccacactctctccctcccttcATCAGTGCAAAAGCTTGGATCTTCCACTGAGGTAAAAGCTTACTGAAACCACATACACATTCAAACATCAAATCTTTCAAGAAAttaagagagagatagagagtcagagagaagaaagagagaaagagagtccTCTGACACCATCGATAATGTCAAGGCCAAGATCCAAGCTAAGGAGGGCATCCCCCCGAACCAGCAGTGCCTCATCTTCATCGGCAAGCAGCTCGAGGACGCCCGAACCCTCGCCGACGGATATGGAGATAGAGGGAGGGAAATTGGGGATGGAGATGGTGGTGAAGGTGAATCGGCGTCAAGTTCCGACAATGGAGTAGGTGAGGGCTCTAgcagagaggaagaatagaCGGTAGTGGTGAATTGGACTAGAAGGAAAGCGAGAAGCAAAGGCGAGAGAAGTTTGATGAACCTTGACATTgttgaaggagaaggaggaggcatcagctCGAGGTGTTTGTTTCCTAAGAAAATGTGGATCTGATAAGAAAGTGAGAAGATAGGAAGTTGAGATTTTGGGAAGTAGTTTTGAAATTGAGTGGAGGAGATCTGAATTTGAAAAGATGAGACCTCGGGAGAAGGGAAAAAGGGGACGACTGCGATTGAAGGGGATGATCGGGATTCAATAAACCAGTTGCTCTGGCGCTCCTCCAGCTGCTCTGCCGCTGCCTCTTATACCCGGACCAACGGCTTGCGCAGCCTCATGCGTCGGAGGGAAATGGGGGTTGGTGGTGGTTTGAGTTCAACATCGTCTTTCAGTTTGAATTTTACTGAAACTTTGAAACTAATTGAATTGGGGTTTTCCTTTTGATCTGAAAGAACTAAACTTTAGGGTTTAAGAGTGGgggattgaattgaaatattgTGTTTGGGGATGATTTGATAGgaatattttgttgttttgatttgcaagggttttgggttttttccttcttgttttttttaatactttatttaattaattattttaatatttttttaatgaaacgTGGCTCCCTGTCATTGTCCACATAagtgccacgtcatcagttaacagcagacttaacagtttgattaacgaatgtatgagactgtcccaaaattaacattttaggtatgactctgggacgaaaaaaactagatgtactaaatgttgaaaaccacgaaacatgagggtagtaaactaagATTTAGCCAAAATTTAAAGTTAATATATGATTTAACCAAGAATTAAAAGGTCATATTCCATGCTAAGTCACTTCCTTGGCGTTTCTCATTTAAGAAAACAAGGGCTAAAGTCTTTTTGGGTCTCTCTAATCCAAATATCTCGTACTTCACTGTAAACATGGCTCCACCAAGCGAGGTGagcgatctctctctctctctgtcttctGCGTGTTTGATCTTTCCTTCAACATTTAAAATCTAAAATCGTCGCTGGTTTGTGTAGGTCGGATTGCGGGTACTGCTTTCCCCCTTTGGTTCCAACGTCCTTGTCCGGACCGCTTGGTAAGCAAACTTCTCTTTTGGGGGCTTTTGTTCTATCTTAATTAGTTTCtaggttttagggtttatgttttttttttcactgttTCTGTAATGGGTTTTTGTGCAGCTGCTCTGTGGGGATTGCTTTACCTGTTTACTCGACGTTTAAAGCTATTGAGAAGAAGGATCAAGAGGAGCAACAAAGAATGCTTCTTTATTGGGCAGGTTCGAAATCGATTTCACCAATTTTATATTCTTCCAGAATCCAAATACATTATCTGTCATTTTTTGTGTACTACTATATCGGTGTTTGCATATGCTTGAGAAATTAGACACTCACTAATGAATTGTTGATCGGTTTTCGATGAATTGACTGAAGCTACGATTTTATTTTACGAATTGTTAATGGGTTTTCGATGAATTGTGTGTAGGTCTGATTTTAGTTATACCTTTTATGAGATCAGCATCGCAAATGCAAAGAATTTCCAGGAAAATGATTTATTCTGTTAACCTAAGAAAGCCTTCAAAAAGAAATTTTAGGGGAAAAAAACAGTTGGGTGACCCTCTTACTAGTTGTTATCTGGACGATATAAAAAGGTACAAAGCAAGTAAATGATATGCTGAAGAACCCTACATTCCATGTTCAATGCCTTTAGATACCTAACTTTGGGAAACTTAAGGTACTAGGTTGGCATGGAGATACAGGACGACTAGAGAGGGTTTTATTCATGTGTGTATATGTTAAAATGGTCTGATCTGCAAGCTTCTTGTTTAGGTATTTGGGTCTTTTTCCCAGTTGTAGCTGCTGACTGCCATCCAGTGTAGTAGTTCACAGTTTATTTACATTCTCCAGGGTTTGTTTTATTCGTTTTTTTAATGGTGATTTTTTCTTGCTACTTGCAGCTTATGGATCTTTCAGTGTTGCAGAAGTATTTTCAGACAAAATTCTCTCCTGGTAAAGTTTTTCTATATAACATGATATTAGATCtgcatatatatgaatataatgtaTTTGCTGAAAGTTTTAACATAGATCTGTCTCTTTATATATAGTCTATTCACATGCATAGTGGTTAGATTTTCCCTGGTTCTAAGTATTTGAAGTAGGTACTTTTAGGATTTCATTGGTAGTATGATATGAAAAAGGTTATGATTAGGAAATAATATTAAGTTGATTTTCATTGTCTTCTATTAATTAGGCGGTGTCATAACTCTTTTGACAGACCTTAAT
Encoded proteins:
- the LOC126587298 gene encoding putative pentatricopeptide repeat-containing protein At3g18840 encodes the protein MQFLKDGLTYHVQAIKASFELTIFTSNQLIHLYSKHGLIREAQKLFDEMPQRNVFSWNAIISAHIKARNLNRARQLFDAASYRDLVTYNSMLSGYVSADGYEDCALELFREMKSRDDRIRIDEIGLTTMLNLTAKLEIGYYGRQLHCFMVKTANDLSGFAVSSLIDMYSKCGCFQEALRMFSGYRGVVDLVSKNAMVAACCREGKLEMADDLFWTEPELNDAVSWNTLIAGYVQHGFEQEALKLFVCMADNGFRWNDHTFASALSACSGLKSSKLGKEIHAWVLKNGMTSNPYIVSGIIDVYSKCGNMCYAKSVHVATGSENSFSVSSMITGHASHGNLMEARKLFDSLTEKNAVVWTALFSGYLKYQKCEAIFELLGEFTAKESIVPDAGILISVLGACSIQAALDPGKQIHAYILRNGIEIDKKLFSALVDMYSKSGSINYAEKLFKSDYDRDIILYNVMLAGYAHHGHENKAIQIFNEMLEKGMGPDAITFLALLSACRHSCLVELGEQFFYLMEKVYNVLPEIEHCACMIDLYGRANQLDKAIAFMRKIPIESDTILWGAFMNACRVNGNAVLAREAEEKLLKLEGDIGDRYVQLVNFYAAEGDWDEVCRIRKKMKGKEAKKTAGCSWLYVENGVHIFISGDKAHPRAEAINCTLALLTEELYQISRASAGIII